The Amblyomma americanum isolate KBUSLIRL-KWMA chromosome 2, ASM5285725v1, whole genome shotgun sequence genome contains the following window.
AGATGATTCCTTCCTAAATGTGTTTGACAAATAAatgatgttgaaataaagatgTTGTGTGAATAGATTACCTCATTCTAACCACAAAgacgctactttcactgaaaaaggTATAACCGCCTTTACACTTAGCGTCGCTGGTATTTAGTTTTATGGCATTAGGAGCATGTCGAGCCTTCTACGGTGTCAGTAGTCAGCGTCACTGTTATAGTATGAGGTAACCGAAAGACATCTTCGGTGAACTTCTAGCCAATTATAAAATTACTCAGGTGGGCTTTGATGGACAGCTTTGCGGTCCCTCGGCGctgaaaggaaggggggggggggatgaggcgCACTTCAGCTACTGCCGTCATTTTCCTCTCAAAACACGCGGAAAAATCGCTCATTTTTTTGCCGATGGAACTTTGGAGGTTACCTAAGAGAAACGGCAGTTTCCTATCACCTCGGGAATGGAGGCTATATGTATAACTTGCGTAGGGAACTGGATTGGTCGCTGCGTCGGACATGACTGGTTGGAACACGTATGCGTTGACTATACTCTTGCCAAGAACTGGAACAACGGCAATACTTCCAAAATCCAGTATAAAAACCTGAATGCTAATCCCAAACTCTGCGAACAACGTATCAAGACTCATTGACATATGCAGTTTACAGAGTGGATACATATCTGTTTGCAAGGTATGTAGACGCGTAGCCTTTTGGTCAGGTCTTCAGGCAATAATGTTCTGTGGGGACGTTATCACAGTAGACATGAAATAGTTATCTTTTCTTGCCTCTGGTAGCATGCAGCTCCTCGGTAGTATTGTTGAAAATTTATACTATAAACGTTTCCAAAATTTATATCGGGTCACTATCATGAATCATGCACTCCAACAAAGCAAACACATTTAAACTGTCGTGGTTCTACGTTGCAGGTTCTAGCCACGACGTTATGCGTACTTAAAAAAGAAATAGAGCTCTGCGTGCTCATTTGAGCTGGAAATTGCCGTCAGAATTTATCGGCTGTAAGCTCCTCCTCCGGGTAACAACGGCCATATTGAAGTAGCCTGAGTGACGTCATTACCCGGCAGCGCCGCCGTCTTCTGCAAAACTGCCGCGCGCGTGGTCGGTGTAGAGCAGATCGGGCGCCTACTCGAGTCCGGCCGTGGCACATAGACAGAAAAGGGAAGACAGGCCTGATTGTTGCCTTGGTCCCTCTGTCGTGACTTCCGCCCTTCGCCACCCcagtggctcggtggttacggcgctcggctgctgacccgaaggacgcgggttcgatcccggccgtggtggtcgaatttctgtggaggcgaaattctagaggcccgtgtgctgtgcgatgtcagtgcacgttaaagaatcccaggtggtcgaaatttctggagcccttcactacgacatccgTCATAgcatgagtcactttgggacgttaaacccccataaaccaaaaccataaaccaaactccCCTTCACACCTCCACACCCCTAGCACGAACGAGCAACTAACTCCCCTACGCTCACTACGCGCAGTGCGCAGTTCATTCGAGAGCAAGCACGTGACCATCAGTTCATGACGTAATGGATCGCGATCGCGCCAGTGTTGCCcgactgccgcacagttcatggGAACGTTTAAAATTTCTATTAGAAATTACTCGCtgcaccaaatgagctcatattttgcCCAGTTGTTCCGAGATGCATAGCGAACAAAATACAATAAACAGCTTGAGTCTGAAAAGTGGTTTCATGCCCCTTTAATTTCAAACAGTGGCGGTACGAACCACTCCTAACCATTCTTACATGTCGCTAGATATCTGAAGGGGCAAAAAGTTCGTTTTGTAAGCATCTCTGATCCTACGGAGGTCGGTAAAATAAGGAATAAAAGTAGAAGTAATGGACACGCATGAGTAGTCATTCGCAGGCGCTTCAAGCGGGAGTAGAGGCATTCATAGATGCATAGGTTCTCAGTCATGCCTTCTAACCAAACCCTGCGGCGCTAATACAACGCTCCAGCGAACGCACCAAACTACAATGTTGCTCATGGTCTCCATCCGAAGACTGCAAAGGTGCCTGCATCGATTTCCTTGATGGAAACAAAACTGCTCACTGATGATTGGTGCCATGACATGCATTTAATATGGTTGCTCTGAAGCCCTGTTATGAAGTGCTCTGTCATTTGTTACTTATCACGTTTGGGGGCTGGGCACTTAGTTGCGAGAAATGCAAAACATTTCATTTCTCAGTGTAGGCAAGCAAAATGGCATAGGTGCTGACAGGATAAAAGAGGCAAAAGGGGTAACAGTAAACCACGCAAAACAGGAAGAATTACAGTGGATAAGATAATCATAtgagcatggaaaaaaaaaactcccaacTGTCTGCCTTAGGCTTCGTTACCTTCTCTGATGCGTCTCGATGGATTCGCCGAAACACATGACGGTATTGCCCTTCCTCTCCAGCGCAACCAGAGCAGGCCATAAGCAGCATTTTCTAATTGGTTCTTGCAGCTTGCTGAATGCCAAGACGAGCACTCTGAACATGACAGCGCTAAGAGAAGCCGAGGACGCCATCTACGACGTGGCCCGTGCTGCGAAACATGCCCCGACCAGCACTCAGGTCTGGTTCCCGCTGTACGCCTTCGAAGATTACATGTCATCAGTCAGCGCTGACCTCTGGCACCTGCTACTCGTAAAGCACCTGAACGGTAGTAAGATCGTGCTGGATGCTAATGACACGGTCCTAGCGCACAGCAGCGTCCTCCTCACGGGACTAGACAAGCTCTTCGTGGCATACGCTTCGAGGAGCGAGCGGCTTCTGGAGGGCGTCGCGTGGGTCTTCGTCGAGCGCTATCTGTGGACAGCCGGCGAGGCACCCAACCTGCGCTTCGCGACCGGCGTCTCCACGCGGGAAGAGAAGGCGGCCGCGTGCATCCTCCAAGTGGACTCTCGCCTCGGCATCCGCAGTGCGGCCACGCACGTGCGCGAGCGCTTCAACGCCTCCAGCCGCGCCAGCCTGCACGCGTTCGTCGAAAGGATCGCGCGCATGCTCCAGGACAGCCTCGGGGGCCTGTCCTGGATCGGCCAAAGCGCGGCACACGAAGCCAAGCGGAAGCTGTCCGGCATGAAGCTCGACATATTTCCGTCCGAACGCCTGTTCGACCCGAACGGCGTAGATAATCTGtacggcgccttctccaaactgaaGAAGGGGGTGAAGGCCATGAGCTTCATCGACTACTTCATTCTGCACTCAGGGACACTCAGGAGGTATCTGGGCAGTGACCACTACGAAGATGTGTACCGCAGGCGGCTCTTCGACACGACGGCCCCGCTGGTCGAGTACTTCTACTACCCGAACTCCCTGCGCATCTCCCTCGTTGCTCTGGAAACGCCACTGTACTCGCCGGACGGCACGTTCGCCATGAACTTCGGAGGATTGGGGACATACGTGGCGCGCGAGTTGAGTCGTTCGTTCGACGCCGTAGGAACACTCGTCGACTCGCAAGGAGGGGCTCGCACCTGGTGGGGGCCGACCGAGTCGGCCGACTTCAAGAGCAAGCTGTCGTGCGACCTCGACTCCACCGATATGGTCGAGGGCAACGGTTCTTCCTCGGCAGGTGACACCGCCCATCGTGTCGAGTTGTTCCCTCACGTGCCTGCGCTGGAGGCCTTGTACCGTGCTTACAAGCACGCCACCACCTCTAACGAGGGCTTCTCTGTCGACGTCATGCACCTTCCTAACCTGGAGGACTACACGGCCGACCAGGTGTTCTTTCTCACCTTCTGCCACACGGTGTGCACCCACAAAGAAGACCCCGAAGCGGTGAAGCTGTGCAACCTGCCTCTCAAGAACTTGCGCTCCTTCGCTGACGCCTTCCACTGCTCCGTCGGTTCACCCATGAACCCGCTTAAGAAGTGCACCTTCTTCGAATCCTGAGCGCGCATCTCGAAAGCCCAGCCAACCTAACCGCGAAATAAGTTCAGTGTATGCTACCAAGAGCGAGATCATCATGCATATTTTAATAACTTACCTGATTCGTTCATACAAAGTGAAAAATACATTGGACCCTGAAGGTCGTCTCTGTTGCGTCCGTTTCGTGACCTCTTTGCGTGTGCGCTTGTGGGATCGTTCAATAGATTGACGTTACTCTTCATGTTTGGTAATGCAGGATGCAGGAACTTTTTGTATTCTGTTGTGCGTATACCGTATTGCACGGTAACCTTGTGCGTGTCGTCAGTCGTAATTGCTTTCTTTGTATATAGGCGTGTCCTTGCAGAGTCGTGTCTCTAGCATACCGGGCCAAAGCACTTTTTGTTCATTGACCTCAATGCATCATTGCGTCTGTAGTACGCAAAGCCTGTGCTATTCCTTTACGTATTACCATTAAGAATTTATTACTCCTGGTCGAAGATCCCAGGGATTCCTTGCCTTATGCTGGACGCATAAGCGAGGTGTTGCTTGAACAGCTATCTTTTAGTGCCACGCTTAAGACATCCTTCCTTGTGACTTACGTGCAGATTTTGACATCTGTATCAGGACTTGCTTTTTAACAGTAGCGTAATCAATCATTGGGTGCCCAGAATTTGGCTAAGGGGTGGAACTGTTTTCTGTGTCATTTTCACTTTGTATATTTTGCAGTTacgcttgaattttttttgcgcTCTGCTAACGGCATGTGTTCGGAGATGATCAGTGTCTTGCAGAGCTGTCCCAACAGATTATGCAGCAATGCCCTGAAGGAGGTCCTCGTTTTCGTTGTGGCCTGTATTTCATAATCCTTTATTCATGTGTTGGTAGGGTGGTGGTTTGTGCAGTTTTTGAGCGAGTGCATTGACATCTAAGCCTTTTTTATGCAGGTATTTGCATCTGTTTACGTGACTCTCTGCACTCAGTGTGCACATTTTTGCGGCGAAAAAATAAGCGTGACGCTCCAACCGCAAGAAACTTTTAAGTTGATTCGTTCCATTTTTCCCCGTACAAAAGCGGGAATGAGAGCGCCGCTGATTCTGCATTGTTTTGTCCTTCGCTTTTAGTAAAACCATTTCACGCGACGAACGCCTTAaggttgttgttagtggctattaataaaataacaatgaaaggcaaagatgttgctagccgcggcatctgccatcgaggtcctcactagttacataaatgacaccctatgggaggcgggagaactccctgcagagtggaaacactccgaaatcttTACTATcacaaaaccaggcaaaccatcAAGCCTGGAAGCAtaacgacccatctccctcacctcttgcctgggcaaactatacgagtgcgttatccagacccgcctccaaaactacataaaggacaacaacctctttccacccactatgatcggcttcaggaaaggtctttctacgcaagacgctttccgtctcctcaaggaagaagtactcagtaacatcctgagaggcggcgagcacctaattatggcacttgatctgaaataCGCTTTTGACAGCGtctctcacgacgccatcttgaaagagctcaacgcccccgattgcggacccaagaccttcaactacatcaaaacctttctcagcaaccgcacggccacgattggcatgggagatgtccgctatggcacagagcagacacccaacaaaggcactccccaaggctctatcatctcttctttcctcttcaatatagctgtgatcggcatggcaaaaacactcgaggctattgaaggcatcggttATACTACCTACGCCGATGATATTACCATATGGTCCACTTGGGGTTctcttgccgacaaagaaaacaccctacaagaggcagtcaattgcgtagaaagacaagcagcaaattgcggcctccgctgcgcacccgacaaatccgaaattatccgcattcagggctatgcctacaaatttcccggcgacatcgaggtttacctcgaaggcacgagaataaaggaagtccttcttatccgcatcctgggcctttggcttgagagcgacaggaaagccaaccacacgttacagcgtctccggacaactgccctccagatctcccgcatgattcggcgcatcacccgcaaccgaaaaaggcatgagagaggaggatacaattggactgatacaggctctaatTATGAGcagcctgtcatacggtctcccattcctaccacttctggggaatgagcgagacaaagcagacgccatcatccgtaccgcctacaaacatgcgttaggcctcctgatgtacacggccagctgtcacctcgaggacctgggactgaccaacacaatagaagaaattcgagaagccgtcctagcatcgcaaaaagctggacgcgcaatcttggaaagagtgggttacccggctgacatacgcgcccgcgccgtccaggacaaccgagacctaccctcaactctgcgaactcgcgcgtatgtagctccactcccgaagaacacgCACACGGACTCACAAAAgagacgacgaaaggcgcgagtggactatctgcgccgcacacatcgacaggcacaaaattctgtatacgtcgacgcagcaatgtaccccgattcaacaaacgcggtggcggtcgtcttgtacaccaatttcaaggaaatcgccagcgcctccctacgaaactgctctcccacagtagcagaaactacTGCAATTGCcatcgcaatccagcacggcgatgctacgggaaatgagctaaaaaatattaccgactcccagtccgcgtgtcgcctcttcctttctggcagacttccacactccgtcgctcccattctgactaccccacaagttcaaaattccacatgcaagcaccaaatcacttggactcctgggcacgaggggctcgagggaaacgaggccgcggacagtctagctcgaggatatgcttatcgagcgactaacctccccgacctcacccctctcccctctaggtacggcgagcgcctcctccttctccgaacacaaagacaagtctatcccccacaacaccgtaagctaacggcggcagaggcgagggaatggcgacaactacagacgaacacctttcctaacctacacaagtaccacatcatcttccccgacagatatgacagcaactgcccctggtgtagcggaattccaacaacatatcatgtaacatggggctgctccggtcccaagcccctcgaactagacaaacatcactccgaggaaaagtgagagtctgccctgctcagctctgacttggcgacgcagcgaaagctgatatcccaagcaagagcaactgcggtggacattggggtcctgaaataaggactccaccaaaaatctgtattttcgcctctctatcctacctttttggaataaatgttttctactactactactacgaccgCATGTATTGTCTTATACCCCTCTCTGCACGTTGTGATGCGAAAACGACGCTGTAGGAACGAGAGAAGCGAGACTCCCCCGAGgcgggtctaaaactcacttgcagaaataaagtaTCTGTCTGCCTGTCTCTCCCCTGAGGCGTACTGTTTTTGTAAAAAGTAGCCAGACAACgacatttttgaagcgaaaagcttcactatgccagcttttcgagccgtcagcggggcccgaagtttcaccttgaatgtaggtagaggtcaaaccatgagaaataataataataataataataataataataataataataataataataataataataataataataataataataataattggtttttggggaaaggaaatggcgcagtatatgtctcatatatcgttggacacctgaaccatgccgtaagggaagagataaaggagggactgaaaggagaaaggaataaagaggtgccgtagtggagggctccggaaaaatttcgacggcctgggtatctttaacgtgcactgacatcgcacagcacacgggcgccttagcgttttgcctccataaaaacgcagccgccgcggtcgggttcaaagccctgtctcacatatctcggtggacgcccgaactgcgcccgcaaggaaaggaaagtgaaatgaaaattggttttaaggaaaggaaattaagcctgTATCACATATTTCCGTGCACAACCGAatcacgctgtaagggaagaataGAGAAATAaacttggttttgaggaaaggaaaagacgcctgcctcacaggtggtggaaattattccggagccctccactacggcgcctctttcttccttttcttctttcactccctcctttatccctttcttcatggcgcggttcaggcggccgtcgagatgtgagacagatactgcgccatttcctttccccaaaaactgatTATCATTTCGTGTCTTGTGTGAGCGCATTTAATGTTGTTTCGAAGAAATAAAAAGTTCCTACTACTGTGTGTGCGTCAGTATGGCtacctatggaaaccgccagtcgctcgactgCAAACGTAGCCAGGAAGATGCGTACTGGGTATAGGCTGCGCGCACATCCCACCACcccagcaggtggcagttaaattaatggctgatcactagaggttggtcacccagtgaacgcgggtggtggtggtgaaaacttttaattgctgcaatagagtttgggagccacagagtggccccgctacatggtcggcgtccctagtccgggacatcgcatgacaatgccccgtctctcgcccgtttcaccagagccctttgggactcaagcgaggagcagttgaggagggcagtctcccatgcctctctggaaggggtaggggaaggggggaggtgggatcttgagtacatgcccacaccatgtggaagatatcacaggtctccccacagtgcgggcatcgcccatccgtgttaggatcgtaatgctttaagattgcaggacagagcagagtacctgtctgcaggcgccttaaagttcgctcctccgtcttactcagccccttggcaggggccgggaaaaggcggtggttgtcgaTATAACGCGTTATTATTTCCCTGAatcgcagcagcggctggttagtctccgagccagaagcgctgggatgaggagcccggtaaataagcgctcgggcagccgcgtcagtggcctcattacctcgtacgccctgatggccaggagcccaaatgattcttttcggtgttggatcagtggcagtccgtcttagaatgcaagcagctaagggggagatctctccagccaagtaatgatcacatgcttttcgggagtccgtaatgatgattctcgaattggcgtgggtggcagcagcgctatcgctacttcctctgctcgcattgaattcggggctcgaaaagagagtccatcgacgtgcatttcctggtgaagaacagcggccgtgtaaaatcccgtgggcgacggccctgctacgtctacataatatacaccgggtcgggagccgtgttgtctctcaagagcccgagcctgcgcttgtcgtctgttttcgtgcatgtcggtgtccatgttacgggggagcggggagacccagagcatatggcgccacagtaccgggatacgctccgtctcctctggagtgcagtagtgttggatgtgtaagcggtttagcaggcggcgcccagggGCCGTGTGCATGAGCCGCGTGtattggttcacgaggtgggccTCCCGCAGCTTCTGGTAGGAGTTTAGCACCCCCAATGCCTTCAGTTTGGCATTAGAGGTATAGCCAACGGGAGATCCAGGGCTCGCTTAGTTGCCCTGCGGATGATGGCGTCTATTCGCGCCTCGTTTTGCTTAGTAGTGCGGAGATATGGCACGGCGTAGAGGATCCGGCTAGTCACGGAGGCATAGACGAGCCGAAGCGCGTCCCTGCCCCGCAGACCgccccgcttgttggaaacgcggcggatcatacgccctacctgctcgcctactctcttgagtttcacaatggtggagtccggtctgagtctgtggtgaatgaaaaggcccagaatacggagctcctccacctctctaataggacctcctgacagagagatgtgaattgctgtcctatcctttgggttcgctctgacatgcagaagctctgatttcgctggagcacattggagcccacagtccatagcatacgcatcgactatgaaagcggcctgctgaaggcgggcctccatatccccaaggctcccctcagtggtccaaattgtaatgtcatctgcatataacgcGTGTTGAATGCCTTCCACCCGGGCCAGTTGGCTTGGGAGGCGCATCATAGCTATGTTGAACAGGAGCGGTGATAACACCGCTCCCTGAGGGGTACCCCGTGTTGCCATCATGTAAGGGCCGTATTCCTCGCCCTCAATCCGAAGGAAGGCCTGGCGATTAGTCAAGAAATCTCTTACATACGCGTAGGCCCTAGCCCCACAATCGGTAGAACTCAAGTTGGTCAGGATGCttccgtgtttaacattgtcgaaagcccctttcAGGTCAAGGGCGAGGATGGCTTTGTCATTGTGTTGCATAGTTGTGGGTCGTATTACATCCCTGTGCAGCTGGAGAAGGACATCGTGTGCGGACATGTGGGGGCGAAACCCGAACAGGGTGATTGCAAAGACGCCCTTACTCTCCAGGTATGGAGAGAGGCGATCCCGAACCATcgtctccataagcttgcccgcaCATGAGGTCAGTGATATGGGCCTCAGGTTGTCCGTATTCACGGCCTTACCTGTTTCACGGATAAACGTCCAAGTGACGTTTTCCACTCGGGAGGGAGTGGACGCCGGTCCCAGATCTGGTTGATGTATTCTAATAAATGGAGGTAGGCTGGGTCCGGTAGGTTCGCCAACAGGTTCACTGTTATGTGATCCCGTCCCGGAGCCGTACCCCGGCGCATTTTTGATAAGGCCGCCGTAAGGTCGTGCAACTCAAAAGGGGCACCAAGTGTTTCATTAGGCCTGCCAGAGTACATGTACTCAGGCCCCGGCGGGTCCTCCGTACGACAGAGATATCTGTCGCACAGAGTGTCCGCAAGTTGCGCCGTCGTACCTTGATACCCTTGCAGATCCCGCCGGAGCTGCTTTTGCGTCTCCCCTCTCGTTTGGGAGGGGTCGATTAGACtgcgaaagagacgccacgtcCCCTTCGAGCTCATCTGATGAGCTGCGGCGTCGCAGCGTGCTATCCAATTTGAATCTGAGAGTTCGGCAGCATACGTTGCAGCCTGCTCTGTGAGTTTAGCTATGCGGTCGCGTAATTTGTGATtagttttctgctttttccaccgtttAGTTAAGCTCCGGCGCGCCTCCCACAAATGCAGGAGGTGCGTGTCCACTGCGGGGATCTCTTCGGTGGTTTGTAGTGTTATGACGTGTTGTTTCTGAATGTTGTATAGGTGGTTAGCCCACTCCGCGTAGCCGCCGGAAAATAGTACGGGAGGGGTAGTGTGATTTCGGAATTTGTGCCAATCGGTCAGCTTGGCCTGACCCCATTTTTTGCGCGCTGCCTTCGCCATGAGTGTAATCCGGAGAAGGAGGTAATCGCTGCCTAGAGAATCTCCCAAGTTCTCCCAAGCAGCCGCTCTAGCATTTTTAACGAGAGAAAGGTTGGGACACGTGTCGCGGGTTACCGAATTCCCCACTCGGGTGGGATACGCCGGGTCCGTGATCAACGTGAGGTTGAGGGTGGAGatgagctccgccagcttacgtccTCTTGCCTGTTCGAAGTGGTAGCCCCAATGAAGGCtgggagcattgaagtctccaacGATCACTAGAGGCTCTTTGGCTGCCATTTTTATCGCGCGAAGGAAGATTTCATTAAAAGTTATGCGCGGCTTATGCGGAGGGCAGTATATGTTGAGGATATGTATTGACGGGTCGCGGCGTCTGAGAGGCAGTACCCGGACCATTGTATATTCTTGCTCGGTACTCAAGTCTAAGTCGACCTGAACCACGGTGTATGCTTTATTCACCAAGATGCACGTAGAGGCGCCCCCCTGAAAGGTGCTGTAGCCTGATAATTTAGCGTCTATGCCGGGCTCCTGCAGGGCAATGAGTGCCGGCATGTCTCCTAGGGACTGCAGGTAGAGCTGGAGGTGTGACCGTTTTTTCCAAGCTCTgaaacccctgcagttccattggatgaTCTGGAATTTTTCAAGGTTTTTATCATTCCTATTAGATCTGCTAGCCATTTTGTTCTATTTATTTACGGGCGAGCGGACTAGCTCTGGCCGGGAGCCAGCGCAACCCCAGCGATTGGCCGCACCAACCCACCAGCTGCAGAGCCTGAACCATGTTCCTCCGCTGCCTGGCGGGAGGCTGTCTTACGTTTGAGGTGAGGGGATTCGCAGCTAGTGGCGTTCTTAATTTGGGTGCTGACCCAGGGTTGCACGGCTTTAAGGACCGAGTCAGTGACCTGGGCCATAAGGTCG
Protein-coding sequences here:
- the LOC144119689 gene encoding neprilysin-2-like — translated: MALRSSSPSVPKKQGSRCQSASHTSPNNKEGVDAASAVPPHRSARASKSTDMAASANLSTTGISASHPPDAAVLSNLNSAAQGHQPRRAQARRKKSRGKLFERFVLSGVVLSAGTLLAVAVLIILRTRKDDPQPTLAICDTPGCRKHAYELALAIDPSVEPCENFYGHTCGKWQRLFRLPFHYEMLLGAMLKTLDALKKESNASTAVGSVAAFFASCMNPKSDNPGAGVERFAAWKRSLGLLWPEQRQEATRHPLDVLLKLALRWNINLLFAVRIWRSREPRTATLFLDRGTLWDGTRRRRKELKLWGTYEGYVAAHCSLLNAKTSTLNMTALREAEDAIYDVARAAKHAPTSTQVWFPLYAFEDYMSSVSADLWHLLLVKHLNGSKIVLDANDTVLAHSSVLLTGLDKLFVAYASRSERLLEGVAWVFVERYLWTAGEAPNLRFATGVSTREEKAAACILQVDSRLGIRSAATHVRERFNASSRASLHAFVERIARMLQDSLGGLSWIGQSAAHEAKRKLSGMKLDIFPSERLFDPNGVDNLYGAFSKLKKGVKAMSFIDYFILHSGTLRRYLGSDHYEDVYRRRLFDTTAPLVEYFYYPNSLRISLVALETPLYSPDGTFAMNFGGLGTYVARELSRSFDAVGTLVDSQGGARTWWGPTESADFKSKLSCDLDSTDMVEGNGSSSAGDTAHRVELFPHVPALEALYRAYKHATTSNEGFSVDVMHLPNLEDYTADQVFFLTFCHTVCTHKEDPEAVKLCNLPLKNLRSFADAFHCSVGSPMNPLKKCTFFES